One part of the Thermodesulfovibrio sp. 3462-1 genome encodes these proteins:
- the pyrE gene encoding orotate phosphoribosyltransferase: MREKLIKLIYEKAFKYSKTPIFRLTSGGLSNYYFNCKAVTLSPEGMYLIGNIIYDMIADLNVKGIGGLTLGADPIATAVAYTSYLRSNPVEAFVVRKKAKEHGTMQWIEGNIKEGDSVVVVDDVITTGSSTIQAITRLKEAGIFVKKVVVLVDRQEGGRENILKFLEECGFPANLEAVVLRDDVMQFRK, from the coding sequence ATGAGAGAAAAACTCATTAAGCTTATTTACGAAAAGGCATTTAAATACTCTAAAACTCCCATATTTCGGCTTACCTCTGGAGGACTGAGTAATTATTACTTTAACTGTAAAGCAGTAACCCTTTCTCCAGAAGGAATGTATTTGATAGGCAACATTATCTATGACATGATTGCTGATCTGAATGTAAAAGGCATCGGAGGCCTTACTCTTGGAGCTGACCCAATTGCTACTGCTGTAGCCTATACATCCTATCTAAGAAGTAACCCAGTAGAAGCATTCGTTGTGAGAAAAAAAGCAAAGGAACATGGCACAATGCAATGGATTGAAGGAAATATTAAGGAAGGTGATAGCGTGGTAGTTGTGGATGATGTTATTACAACGGGAAGCTCAACAATTCAGGCAATAACTCGCCTTAAGGAGGCAGGAATTTTTGTAAAAAAGGTTGTTGTTCTTGTTGACAGGCAGGAAGGTGGAAGAGAAAATATATTAAAATTTCTTGAAGAATGTGGATTTCCTGCAAATTTAGAAGCAGTGGTATTAAGGGATGATGTAATGCAGTTTAGAAAGTGA